The Trichoderma atroviride chromosome 5, complete sequence genome contains a region encoding:
- a CDS encoding uncharacterized protein (EggNog:ENOG41~TransMembrane:14 (i64-89o95-114i126-145o151-172i184-203o215-235i256-275o281-298i318-340o360-378i385-404o410-435i447-475o495-515i)), producing the protein MATKVLTEPQSVELQPAKANGSPDSASAEALSDPSSGSSPATPADAKTAIVHSKLRASLVVAQLLGLNLFSSFCNGVVVVGLPAIAASLHIDEGLLVWPTSVFYLTAGSCLLLAGSIADVVGTKTMSLVGAFTAAVSAMACGLARSSGQLIAFRALQGVTNAIIVPSSVSIVSTGLEEGRPRNLGFACLGFAGPIGFSLGLVLGGVFADSLGWRAAFYLAAATTFALFLAGIWVIPKNAVRPTKSVWSRILTEIDIIGAVIGTASLVMLSYVLAIHKASTIALLVVSAVLIPAFIGWMQYQEKHQRNALIPNSLWKNWVFTSCCLMVLFTTAVCNCMELYSSLFFQQVQRHSALRASLQILPSLISGALTNISTGIFVNRMPVMWSVLISSTISAVAPLLMALIHPEWPYWYDAFFAQILTPLSCDILFTVGLLVVSDVFPAHMQALSGAVFNTCAQLGTAIGLTVTSLIATSVTNSSSDADKESPSALMDGYRAVFWTMFAAMALTCVLSVLGLRTVKQLGVKRD; encoded by the exons ATGGCCACCAAAGTACTGACGGAGCCGCAATCGGTCGAGCTCCAGCCGGccaaagccaatggcagccctGACTCGGCGTCGGCTGAAGCGCTGTCAGACCCGTCCAGCGGCTCTTCGCCCGCTACTCCAGCAGACGCCAAAACGGCCATTGTCCACTCCAAGCTGCGGGCCTCGCTCGTTGTTGCGCAGCTGCTGGGCCTGAatctcttcagcagcttctgcaatggcgtcgtcgtcgtcgggctGCCAGCAATCGCGGCCTCTCTGCACATTGACGAGGGGCTGCTTGTGTGGCCGACGTCGGTCTTCTACCTGACTGCCGGTTCGtgtctgctgctggccggcTCCATCGCCGATGTGGTCGGCACCAAGACGATGAGCCTGGTCGGGGCCTTTACGGCGGCCGTCTCCGCCATGGCCTGCGGTCTGGCCCGAAGCAGCGGCCAATTGATTGCCTTTCGCGCGTTGCAGGGCGTCACAAACGCCATCATCGTGCCCTCGTCCGTGTCCATCGTCTCGACCGGCTTGGAGGAGGGGAGGCCGCGCAATCTGGGGTTTGCGTGCTTGGGCTTTGCTGGTCCGATCGGATTCTCGCTTGGGCTGGTTCTGGGCGGTGTTTTTGCCGACAGCCTTGGCTGGAGGGCCGCCTTCTATCTTGCGGCAGCCACCACTTTTGCGTTATTCTTGGCCGGGATTTGGGTGATACCAAAGAATGCTGTCCGTCCCACGAAATCGGTCTGGTCTAGGATCTTGACGGAAATCGACATCATTGGGGCGGTCATTGGGACTGCAAGTTTGGTGATGCTGTCCTATGTTCTTGC TATTCACAAGGCATCCACCATTGCTCTGCTGGTTGTCAGTGCCGTCTTGATCCCTGCGTTCATAGGATGGATGCAGTACCAGGAAAAGCACCAGCGCAATGCACTTATCCCCAACTCGCTATGGAAGAATTGGGTGTTCACTAGCTGTTGCCTGATGGTGCTCTTCACCACGGCTGTTTGCAACTGCATGGAGCTGTATAGCAGTCTGTT cttccagcaAGTACAGCGTCATTCCGCGTTGCGTGCTTCGCTGCAGATTCTCCCATCGCTGATATCTGGAGCATTAACCAACATCTCGACCGGCATCTTTGTAAACCGTATGCCAGTCATGTGGTCTGTACTCATCTCGTCGACCATCAGTGCAGTCGCGCCGCTTCTCATGGCCCTCATCCATCCCGAATGGCCTTATTGGTATGATGCTTTCTTTGCTCAG ATTCTGACTCCCTTGAGCTGCGATATCCTCTTCACAGTTGGCCTCCTCGTCGTGTCAGACGTGTTCCCAGCCCACATGCAGGCCTTGAGCGGAGCCGTCTTCAACACTTGCGCACAGCTAGGGACAGCCATTGGCCTAACCGTGACCTCGCTCATTGCCACCTCTGTGACCAATTCATCTTCTGACGCTGATAAAGAGTCACCCAGCGCCCTTATGGATGGGTATCGCGCCGTCTTCTGGACCATGTTCGCCGCCATGGCATTAACATGTGTGCTCAGTGTGCTTGGGCTACGAACAGTCAAGCAGTTGGGGGTTAAGCGGGATTAA
- a CDS encoding uncharacterized protein (EggNog:ENOG41) codes for MQRVCERLDRLKGEEVETSEWMHITVLECLTSITWSGSPDNILEQGHNWGDLELNVAFWRRSTVLGHLPTLRVLLNLFPMLKKYVFWVLRLPTKHSKDGIGLPAHIAPSLLGQLIHRSTSIENPSFENGQDLMEQLLAIRAKKPKFELVYARGMAGSSVAAGHDTTGSSLVSILCRICTNPDLQRRVEQECRGERMPLAYEDRPSTITSACVREAMRLQHVTNISLSRVAPRDGLHLHGYFFPEGTILGVNPTSFARNKDLFGPDADEFKPERWLSGDEDSLRTLERYSLLFGGQSRSCPGQNLARLIIGLVVPRLFRNFDIEVKVPEGGFDNFPPQFWTMLSGSKIIFVPRQDSPVGG; via the exons ATGCAAAGGGTCTGCGAGAGGCTTGATAGGTtaaaaggagaagaagttgaaaCGAGCGAATGGATGCATATTACTGTTCTAG AGTGCTTGACTAGTATAACTTGGTCTGGATCGCCAGATAATATTCTTGAACAGGGCCATAATTGGGGAGACCTCGAGCTTAACGTGGCTTTCTGGCGTCGGTCAACCGTGCTGGGTCATTTACCCACTCTACGCGTCCTGCTCAACCTTTTCCCCATGCTGAAGAAATACGTATTCTGGGTTCTTCGCCTTCCTACTAAGCATTCGAAAGACGGGATTGGACTTCCAGCCCACATTGCGCCA TCTTTACTCGGCCAGCTTATACACAGAAGCACCTCAATTGAGAATCCCAGTTTCGAAAACGGCCAAGATCTCATGGAACAGTTACTGGCAATCCGCGCCAAAAAACCAAAGTTCGAATTGGTTTACGCCAGAGGCATGGCTGGATCATCTGTAGCTGCCGGACACGACACCACAGGCTCCAGTCTCGTATCCATTTTATGCAGAATATGCACCAACCCTGACCTCCAAAGGCGTGTTGAGCAAGAGTGCAGAGGCGAACGAATGCCGCTGGCATATGAAGACAGGCCCAGCACGATTACCTCTGCCTGCGTAAGAGAGGCGATGCGCTTGCAGCACGTTACTAATATCAGCTTGTCTAGAGTGGCGCCGCGAGATGGTCTTCATTTGCACGGCTATTTCTTCCCTGAGGGGACAATACTTGGTGTTAACCCGACCTCATTTGCAAGAAACAAGGATCTATTCGGGCCAGACGCGGATGAGTTCAAGCCCGAGAGGTGGCTAAGTGGCGACGAAGACAGTTTGAGAACATTGGAAAGATACAGCCTGCTGTTTGGTGGTCAAAGCCGGAGCTGTCCTGGACAAAATCTTGCAAGGCTCATTATTGGGTTGGTGGTACCACGGCTGTTCAGAAACTTTGATATTGAGGTCAAAGTGCCCGAAGGAGGATTTGACAATTTCCCGCCTCAGTTCTGGACGATGCTCAGTGGCTCTAAAATTATATTTGTACCGAGACAGGACTCCCCAGTTGGTggttga
- a CDS encoding uncharacterized protein (TransMembrane:1 (i14-34o)) — protein MGNRIHMGCRRKSILYILDAKEIFFLYSVLFFSLSRIVKTLPSLQSSTMHHQIVALDAWHVPIPLDLLQLPAPHSYDLKLCKTKSTSNEEIRDRVKDATIIAVTITPLDASTLSAAVTPNLRLVVVIASGTDGIDKQQCKERGIRVLNSPSANTESVANHAMAMYFACRRRLLTMHHTMFRTDEWKTQGTVTRKMLSKDHGLPLSCQEEVVGIIGHGAIGQRIAQQCRGLGMTVLIASRKVAASNATEPSTGTEISNGRTPFTEVLRRSSVIVLCLPRNPETINMISDDEFRIMSPKAVVVNVTRGGIVDEHALLRALRGGLIDGCATDVFLTEPSGAGDHWQDGDSPVLNLSEAEADEVNLLVTPHVAWCASTTIDNYLQTFKQNIENWCAGKLSNVVV, from the exons ATGGGGAATCGGATTCATATGGGGTGTCGGAGGAAGAGTATTTTATACATTTTAGATGCCAAAGagattttctttctttattctgtccttttcttttcattgtcTCGTATTGTGAAAACTCTTCCTAGCTTACAATCTAGTACAATGCATCACCAAATCGTCGCACTAGATGCGTGGCATGTGCCTATCCCGCTGGATCTTTTGCAACTGCCGGCCCCGCACTCCTACGACTTGAAGCTCTGCAAGACGAAATCAACCTCTAATGAAGAGATTCGAGATCGCGTCAAAGATGCTACCATCATTGCCGTCACAATCACCCCGCTTGACGCCTCGACGCTCTCAGCAGCTGTGACGCCAAACCTTCGTCTCGTGGTGGTCATTGCATCCGGCACTGATGGCATTGATAAACAGCAATGCAAAGAAAGGGGCATCAGGGTGCTGAATTCACCCAGCGCAAATACTGAGAGCGTCGCAAACCATGCCATGGCAATGTATTTTgcgtgccgccgccgtctgTTGACGATGCACCACACCATGTTTAGAACAGACGAGTGGAAGACACAGGGAACGGTGACAAGAAAGATGCTTTCTAAAGATCACGGCTTACCGTTGTCCTGTCAAGAGGAGGTGGTGGGGATTATTGGGCACGGCGCAATAG GTCAACGAATTGCTCAACAATGCCGCGGCCTTGGCATGACTGTCTTGATTGCTTCTCGGAAAGTCGCAGCGTCAAACGCTACTGAGCCGTCCACAGGGACAGAGATTTCCAATGGCAGAACCCCGTTCACAGAGGTTCTGCGACGATCATCCGTGATTGTACTATGCTTGCCTCGGAATCCGGAAACCATCAATATGATATCTGATGATGAGTTTCGCATAATGTCTCCAAAGGCTGTCGTGGTAAACGTCACGCGTGGGGGCATTGTAGATGAGCATGCCCTGCTCAGAGCTCTAAGAGGCGGGCTGATAGATGGGTGTGCTACAGATGTGTTTCTAACAGAGCCTTCTGGAGCAGGTGATCACTGGCAGGACGGCGATAGCCCGGTTCTAAACTTGAGCGAAGCCGAAGCGGACGAGGTGAATTTATTGGTTACGCCTCATGTGGCGTGGTGCGCGAGCACAACTATAGACAACTATTTGCAGACTTTTAAGCAAAATATCGAAAATTGGTGTGCCGGGAAGTTGTCAAACGTGGTGGTCTAG